One genomic region from Fictibacillus marinisediminis encodes:
- a CDS encoding amino acid ABC transporter permease, producing MDFYKFDLVEKYLPFFIKGTWVTIEISVASIIFGTLLGLFIALGKMSSVQVIRQPFIWYINFFRGTPLLVQLFLIHFAVMPLFMKPPIALVSAITALSLNAAAYIAEIFRAGIQSIDKGQTEAARSLGMTHRQTMRHIIIPQASKRMIPPLGNEFIVLIKDSSLAAVIATEELMYWGRAMMGEYYRPWEPFLTVALIYLILTLTLTQLLNFLERKYALD from the coding sequence ATGGATTTCTATAAATTTGATCTCGTAGAGAAATATTTGCCCTTTTTTATTAAAGGAACATGGGTTACAATCGAAATTTCAGTTGCGAGCATTATTTTCGGAACCCTCTTGGGACTATTCATCGCACTCGGAAAAATGTCTTCAGTCCAGGTGATTCGGCAGCCGTTCATTTGGTATATTAACTTTTTTCGGGGAACACCGCTACTTGTTCAACTTTTCTTGATTCACTTTGCGGTCATGCCGCTTTTCATGAAGCCTCCTATTGCACTTGTTTCTGCCATTACGGCTCTCTCCTTAAATGCAGCAGCCTACATCGCGGAGATCTTTAGGGCGGGTATCCAATCTATTGATAAAGGCCAGACCGAGGCAGCCCGTTCGCTGGGGATGACGCATAGACAGACCATGAGGCACATTATCATTCCTCAGGCATCTAAACGCATGATTCCTCCTTTAGGAAATGAATTCATTGTTTTAATTAAAGATTCTTCACTGGCAGCCGTCATTGCGACTGAAGAACTGATGTACTGGGGAAGAGCGATGATGGGAGAATATTATCGTCCTTGGGAACCTTTTTTGACGGTAGCGCTTATTTATCTGATTCTTACTCTTACGTTGACACAACTGCTAAACTTTCTTGAACGCAAATATGCACTGGATTAA